The following coding sequences are from one Aggregicoccus sp. 17bor-14 window:
- a CDS encoding HAD family hydrolase produces MSRASTPRAVLFDLDGVLAHSEEAWFRTLEAAGLRFRGRAVTRGEFAPTFGQSSAENCRVFGFGCSPAELDAFFVETFPRFASEARTEPAAPAVLDALGARGVLRAVVTNAMRPIAEAALAAGGLTPRLEYVACAGGALRAKPSPDLLVHALEALGVPAASAWMVGDSRFDREAAAAAGVYFVGLRMPGDVRLERLQALPALLG; encoded by the coding sequence ATGAGCCGCGCAAGTACACCCCGCGCCGTGCTCTTCGACCTCGACGGCGTGCTCGCGCACAGCGAGGAGGCGTGGTTCCGCACGCTGGAGGCCGCAGGGCTGCGCTTTCGCGGCCGCGCCGTCACCCGCGGGGAGTTCGCGCCCACCTTCGGGCAGAGCTCGGCGGAGAACTGCCGCGTGTTCGGCTTCGGCTGCAGTCCCGCGGAGCTGGACGCCTTCTTCGTCGAGACCTTCCCGCGCTTCGCCTCCGAAGCGCGCACGGAGCCCGCAGCGCCGGCCGTGCTCGATGCGCTCGGCGCGCGCGGCGTGCTGCGCGCCGTGGTGACCAACGCCATGCGCCCCATCGCCGAGGCGGCACTCGCGGCCGGAGGGCTCACGCCCCGGCTCGAGTACGTGGCCTGCGCGGGCGGCGCTCTTCGCGCCAAGCCTTCGCCGGACCTGCTCGTGCACGCGCTCGAAGCGCTCGGGGTGCCGGCCGCGTCCGCGTGGATGGTGGGCGACAGCCGCTTCGACCGCGAGGCGGCCGCAGCGGCCGGTGTGTACTTCGTGGGGCTGCGCATGCCGGGAGACGTGCGGCTCGAGCGCCTCCAGGCGCTCCCCGCGCTGCTCGGCTGA
- a CDS encoding bifunctional UDP-sugar hydrolase/5'-nucleotidase has translation MSSSRPAPVLRAALLCAATLLASCRTAAPAPRAAAQATPVHVQLIAFNDFHGQLEPPATPFTLGPDASGKPERVDAGGVAFFARHVAQLRAQNPNTLVVSSGDLIGASPLVSALFHDEPTIEAMNLLGLDLAAVGNHEFDEGSTELLRMQRGGCHPEDGCQDGTPFPGARFHYLAANVKDASGHTLFPAYEVRSFEGVKVGFIGMTLEGMATLVTPTGIAGLHFTDEVETVNALVPKLQAEGVQAIVVLLHEGGEQAPGSRYDGCTRLTGPIVDIARGMSPAVSVIHSAHTHQAYNCVLSGKRVTSAANVGRLLTVLDLSLDRASGKVLEVKARQEVVTRDVPPVPEEQALVAHYKALSAPLEKRPVGFLQAPLRQAPGVLGPTDTGESSIGDVIADAQLEATRAQGAQLSFMNPGGIRADIDAGEVTYGEIFTVHPFGNTMVTLTLTGRELHQLLEQQWLGSRVRILSPSRNFTFTWSTSAPEGSKVDPASMRLDGVPVDPAKRYRVTVNSFIAAGGDGFSVLPAAGERVGGVLDLDALQAYLHAHNPLVPPPLDRVHRVP, from the coding sequence ATGTCCTCCTCGCGCCCTGCCCCCGTCCTCCGCGCCGCGCTTCTCTGTGCGGCGACGCTCCTCGCCTCGTGCCGCACCGCGGCCCCCGCTCCGCGCGCGGCCGCGCAGGCCACGCCCGTGCACGTGCAGCTGATCGCGTTCAACGACTTCCACGGGCAGCTGGAGCCGCCTGCAACGCCCTTCACGCTCGGCCCGGACGCGAGCGGCAAGCCCGAGCGCGTGGACGCGGGCGGCGTCGCCTTCTTCGCGCGCCACGTGGCGCAGCTGCGCGCACAGAACCCGAACACGCTCGTCGTCTCCTCGGGAGACCTCATCGGCGCGAGCCCGCTCGTCTCCGCGCTCTTCCACGACGAGCCCACCATCGAGGCGATGAACCTGCTGGGCCTGGACCTCGCCGCCGTGGGCAACCACGAGTTCGACGAGGGCAGCACCGAGCTGCTGCGCATGCAGCGCGGCGGCTGCCACCCCGAGGACGGCTGCCAGGACGGCACGCCCTTCCCGGGCGCGCGCTTCCACTACCTCGCGGCCAACGTGAAGGACGCGAGCGGCCACACGCTGTTCCCCGCCTACGAGGTGCGCAGCTTCGAGGGCGTGAAGGTGGGCTTCATCGGGATGACGCTGGAGGGCATGGCCACGCTCGTCACCCCCACGGGCATCGCGGGGCTGCACTTCACCGACGAGGTGGAGACCGTGAACGCGCTGGTGCCCAAGCTCCAGGCCGAGGGCGTGCAGGCCATCGTCGTCCTGCTGCACGAGGGCGGCGAGCAGGCGCCCGGCAGCCGCTACGACGGGTGCACCCGCCTCACCGGGCCCATCGTGGACATCGCGCGCGGGATGTCCCCCGCGGTGAGCGTCATCCACAGCGCGCACACGCATCAGGCGTACAACTGTGTGCTCTCCGGCAAGCGGGTGACCAGCGCCGCGAACGTGGGCCGCCTGCTCACGGTGCTGGACCTCTCGCTGGACCGCGCGAGCGGCAAGGTGCTCGAGGTGAAGGCCCGCCAGGAGGTGGTCACGCGCGACGTGCCGCCCGTGCCCGAGGAGCAGGCGCTCGTCGCGCACTACAAGGCGCTGAGCGCGCCGCTCGAGAAGCGCCCGGTGGGCTTCCTCCAGGCCCCCCTGCGCCAGGCGCCCGGGGTGCTGGGTCCCACCGATACGGGCGAGAGCAGCATCGGCGACGTGATCGCGGACGCACAGCTGGAGGCCACGCGGGCCCAGGGCGCGCAGCTCTCGTTCATGAACCCGGGAGGAATCCGCGCCGACATCGACGCCGGCGAGGTGACCTACGGCGAGATCTTCACGGTGCATCCCTTCGGCAACACGATGGTGACGCTCACGCTCACCGGCCGCGAGCTGCACCAGCTGCTCGAGCAGCAGTGGCTCGGCAGCCGCGTGCGCATCCTCTCGCCTTCGCGCAACTTCACGTTCACCTGGAGCACCTCGGCGCCCGAGGGCTCGAAGGTGGACCCCGCCTCGATGCGGCTGGACGGCGTGCCCGTGGATCCCGCGAAGCGCTACCGCGTCACCGTGAACAGCTTCATCGCGGCCGGCGGCGACGGCTTCAGCGTCCTGCCCGCGGCGGGCGAGCGCGTGGGCGGCGTGCTGGACCTGGACGCGCTGCAGGCCTACCTGCACGCGCACAACCCGCTCGTGCCCCCGCCGCTCGACCGCGTCCACCGCGTGCCCTGA
- a CDS encoding DUF3106 domain-containing protein — MMRFPLPRLAALVLALSLPALAQTAPQPAPPPEAASPAAGAASDADRRAALERFEKMSPEEKERLRERLREFKALPPEERARVRENLRRFRALPPEEKQRLRQNLADFKRLPPEERRALREHFREFRGLKAERRAELRQRMRAYLRAHPERREEMMENLRRWRQMTPEERQQLRQRLRERRGQ; from the coding sequence ATGATGCGCTTTCCCCTTCCCCGCCTCGCGGCGCTCGTGCTGGCGCTGTCGCTGCCGGCGCTCGCGCAGACGGCGCCCCAGCCCGCGCCGCCGCCGGAGGCCGCGAGCCCGGCCGCCGGGGCCGCCTCCGATGCTGACCGGCGCGCGGCGCTCGAGCGCTTCGAGAAGATGAGCCCCGAGGAGAAGGAGCGGCTGCGCGAGCGGCTGCGCGAGTTCAAGGCGCTGCCGCCGGAGGAGCGGGCGCGCGTGCGCGAGAACCTGCGCCGCTTCCGCGCCCTGCCCCCCGAGGAGAAGCAGCGGCTGCGCCAGAACCTGGCCGACTTCAAGCGCCTCCCGCCCGAGGAGCGGCGCGCGCTGCGCGAGCACTTCCGGGAGTTCCGCGGCCTCAAGGCCGAGCGGCGCGCCGAGCTGCGCCAGCGCATGCGCGCCTACCTGCGCGCCCACCCCGAGCGGCGCGAGGAGATGATGGAGAACCTGCGCCGCTGGCGGCAGATGACTCCGGAGGAGCGCCAGCAGCTGCGCCAGCGTCTGCGCGAGAGGCGCGGGCAGTGA
- a CDS encoding anti-sigma factor, translated as MSCTYEEELTAYIDGELEAPRAREVQAHLAGCAACRRTEGLLRHTLARLPELPEPALSPHTRRAVLARVEALPRPLSERLGAAFKPLLRPVLLVPGLAAVALAVVLLQAQQEPSVGSLLLPETADPVAFEVASNMELAEDYDVVGLDSPEDLEVIANLHTLERQR; from the coding sequence ATGAGCTGCACGTACGAGGAAGAGCTGACCGCCTACATCGATGGAGAGCTGGAGGCGCCGCGCGCGCGCGAGGTGCAGGCGCACCTGGCGGGCTGCGCCGCGTGCCGGCGCACGGAGGGGCTCCTGCGCCACACGCTCGCGCGCCTCCCCGAGCTGCCCGAGCCCGCGCTCTCTCCGCACACGCGCCGCGCGGTGCTCGCGCGCGTGGAGGCCCTTCCGCGGCCCCTGTCCGAGCGCCTGGGTGCTGCCTTCAAGCCGCTGCTGCGCCCGGTGCTGCTCGTGCCGGGGCTCGCCGCGGTGGCGCTCGCCGTGGTGCTGCTGCAGGCGCAGCAGGAGCCGAGCGTCGGGTCGCTGCTGCTGCCCGAGACGGCGGACCCCGTGGCGTTCGAGGTGGCGAGCAACATGGAGCTCGCCGAGGACTACGACGTGGTGGGGCTCGACAGCCCCGAAGACCTGGAGGTCATCGCGAACCTCCACACCCTGGAGCGGCAGCGATGA
- a CDS encoding RNA polymerase sigma factor, whose product MTADLDPDAQAMLRVAAGDRQAFAQLFDRYHPSVARFALRFVGDRARAEELTQDIFVKLYRHAKAYRPSARFKTFLFRVATNHCLNEVRRGEYQVEHTVEEEAGVEMAGPASEGPEQALAGRELERAVSRALAGMSERERAAFTMCRFEGMAYRDIAEALEASEAAVKSLIHRATLAVARAVEELQSGGGALPPARSRA is encoded by the coding sequence GTGACGGCAGACCTCGACCCGGACGCACAGGCAATGCTGAGGGTGGCGGCGGGCGACCGGCAGGCGTTCGCGCAGCTGTTCGACCGCTACCACCCGAGCGTCGCGCGCTTCGCGCTGCGCTTCGTGGGGGACCGGGCCCGCGCCGAGGAGCTGACGCAGGACATCTTCGTGAAGCTGTACCGGCACGCGAAGGCCTACCGCCCGAGCGCGCGCTTCAAGACCTTCCTCTTCCGGGTGGCGACGAACCACTGCCTCAACGAGGTGCGCCGCGGCGAGTACCAGGTGGAGCACACGGTGGAAGAGGAGGCGGGAGTGGAGATGGCGGGACCGGCGTCCGAGGGCCCGGAGCAGGCGCTGGCGGGGCGGGAGCTGGAGCGGGCGGTGTCGCGCGCGCTCGCCGGGATGAGCGAGCGCGAGCGGGCGGCCTTCACCATGTGCCGCTTCGAGGGCATGGCGTACCGCGACATCGCCGAGGCGCTGGAGGCGAGCGAGGCCGCGGTGAAGAGCCTCATCCACCGCGCCACCCTCGCGGTGGCGCGGGCGGTGGAGGAGCTGCAGTCGGGCGGCGGCGCGCTGCCGCCCGCGAGGAGTCGGGCATGA
- the recA gene encoding recombinase RecA → MAVNTEKEKAIELAMSAVERQFGKGSIMRLGNDEPMIRDVQAISTGSVSLDIALGVGGVPKGRIIEIFGPESSGKTTLCLHIVAEAQKKGGVCGYIDAEHAMDIGYARKLGVRTDDLLLSQPDTGEQALEIAEMLVRSGAIDVLVVDSVAALVPKAELEGEMGDAHMGVQARLMSQALRKLTGTISKSQTCVIFINQIRMKIGVMFGNPETTTGGNALKFYASQRMDIRRIGAIKNGEQVVGSRTRVKVVKNKVAPPFKEVEFDIMYGTGISREGDLLDMASNDGIVEKSGSWFAFKGERIGQGRENAKEYLREHPEVYKAIETLTLEKYGVGKPQLAAVPAPAAEDGDAPAEEKRARKAK, encoded by the coding sequence ATGGCCGTCAATACTGAGAAGGAAAAGGCAATCGAGTTGGCGATGTCCGCCGTCGAGCGCCAGTTCGGCAAGGGCTCGATCATGCGGCTCGGCAACGACGAGCCGATGATCCGCGATGTGCAGGCCATCTCCACGGGCTCCGTGTCGCTGGACATCGCCCTGGGCGTGGGTGGCGTGCCCAAGGGCCGCATCATCGAGATCTTCGGACCGGAGTCCTCCGGTAAGACGACCCTCTGCCTCCACATCGTCGCCGAGGCCCAGAAGAAGGGCGGCGTGTGCGGCTACATCGACGCCGAGCACGCGATGGACATCGGCTACGCGCGCAAGCTGGGCGTGCGCACGGACGACCTCCTGCTGAGCCAGCCGGACACCGGTGAGCAGGCGCTGGAGATCGCCGAGATGCTGGTGCGCTCGGGCGCCATCGACGTGCTGGTGGTGGACTCCGTGGCGGCGCTCGTGCCGAAGGCGGAGCTCGAGGGTGAGATGGGCGATGCGCACATGGGCGTGCAGGCGCGCCTCATGAGCCAGGCGCTGCGCAAGCTCACCGGCACCATCTCCAAGAGCCAGACCTGCGTCATCTTCATCAACCAGATCCGCATGAAGATCGGCGTGATGTTCGGCAACCCGGAGACGACCACGGGCGGCAACGCGCTCAAGTTCTACGCGTCGCAGCGCATGGACATCCGCCGCATCGGCGCCATCAAGAACGGCGAGCAGGTGGTGGGCAGCCGCACCCGCGTGAAGGTGGTGAAGAACAAGGTCGCGCCTCCCTTCAAGGAGGTCGAGTTCGACATCATGTACGGCACCGGCATCAGCCGCGAGGGCGACCTGCTCGACATGGCGTCCAACGACGGCATCGTCGAGAAGAGCGGCTCGTGGTTCGCCTTCAAGGGCGAGCGCATCGGCCAGGGCCGTGAGAACGCGAAGGAGTACCTGCGCGAGCACCCCGAGGTCTACAAGGCCATCGAGACGCTGACGCTGGAGAAGTACGGCGTGGGCAAGCCGCAGCTCGCGGCGGTGCCGGCGCCTGCGGCCGAGGACGGGGACGCCCCCGCCGAGGAGAAGCGCGCCCGCAAGGCGAAGTAG